In Brassica napus cultivar Da-Ae chromosome C2, Da-Ae, whole genome shotgun sequence, the sequence TCGGTCGAAACCCAGTTCATCACAAACGAACCAAACACATGCATGCTTATTAAATATCATGTGGTTAGAGACGCTCAATCCGATGGCTTGATTAATCTGCTCATCACAAACGAACCAAACACATGCTTATCAAAATGGTAGAATTGGGATCAAACAAGACAGCCGACATAATCAAATAATTGCAATACAATACTAAACTAGTGTGTGAATGTAAagataattgaaaaaaatagggatattattcttcttcctctcattcAATAATTCCACATCTTCTAGCTTTTATGAGCTTTAAACATGACCAAATCAGTTTTCTCCTTATTCTTCTTCACAGTATTAGTCTCTCTTTTGCTTTTTCTCGCGGCTGCATCTGCAAGGAATGCAACAAGTGAGTTGAGATATGATGGCTGTGCTCCCAGAGATACCGTCAGAGAATGCAACATGGTGCCGGgtgagaaggaggaggagaaggaggtgGTACGGAGGATTCTGCAACCAAGGAGCTTTATAAGCCCAAAACCGCTGCAGCGACAGCAGGCTTTACCCTGTAAGATCGCCGGTAATTGCATCAAACCTGTTAATGGGAAAGACGCAACTTGCACTTACTACGACCGTTGCCAACGTTCAGCTTAAAATTTTCTTCATCCTTTTatcattgtattttttatatgctgttttttttttccattaatcATGTGTGTGTTTATGATATTTtagtcaaagaaaaaaaaagagagaggcaGTGTGTAACAAGAATAAGAAAGTCGATctgttgtaacaaaaaaatgacGGTCGAATAACAAGAATCATTCCATTCCATATCTCCTAGCTTTTTAGCATAAGACATGACAAGATcagttatcttcttctttactgTCTCTCTTCTGCTTTTTCTTGCGGCGGTTTCTGCAATTGCATCTTCAGGGAACATGACAAGTGGGTTTAGTTATGGTGGTTGTGTTTCTGGAGTCACCGTTGTAGAATGCATAACTGCAGCTGTTGAGGATGAGGAAGGAGTTGAGGCGGTGGTGAGGGGGATTCTGCAACAACAGAGGAGGAAACTAAGCTACAAAGCTCTGCAGAAACAGCAATCTTGCAATGGTAAGATCGCAGCATTGGAACAGCTTGTTACGTTTGACTGTTGTATCGTCGATTGCTATGTGATTTTGCTAGGTAAAGAAAAGACAAAGCAATTTGTTTGCCCAGTTTGTGGATCCGCCACTACGTCTGGGGGGAGGCTCGTGCTCCCAATCCACTATCAGATCACCGGGAATAAACTTCCGGCGTGTTTACACTTCTCCGATCTCACTATCTCTTTGTTACAGATTACAAAAGAGATAAGGAAGAGAGATTACAATCAAGAGCTATAGATCGATCAGCGTTCTCCGGCAAATCTCGACTCTACGCTCGAGGTAAGCTAGTTTCTTCttcgatcttcttctttttctcttgaTCGCTCTGATTAGTGTAACGAACTCTAACAGATTCTTCTTTCCGTTGCAGGTTATAAAGGCGACGGCCCAAAGTTGGTTTGACCATACACCCGAAGCCCATAAGCCCAAGCTCTCTTCTTTCTGATAGTGGACAGCCCATGAAGTCAGGCCCAAGAGAGTTAAGACATAAGCCCAAACAACATTCTCCACCTTGgctttactctctctctatcttctcATTCGGACAAACTATCTGAAACCCTAATCTCCAGTCGAAACTCTTCTTGGCTTGACCATCTTCGCCACGCTTCTCCGACTTCCAATAAGAAACTTCCCCTGATTAAGCTCCACCTCGAAGCTAAAACGATCTTTCTTCAGCTTTTACCCTCTGAGTCAATCCTCTGATCAAAGAACCTGAAACTTCCGGAATCAATGCACAGCCTTCAGATTAATCAGTACACAACCACTCAATCGACTCTTCAGGTAACCACCTCTCTGACTCGCTTCGTTGTTTACTGACTAAACCAAAACTTTATCTTTCAAAGTATTTAACCTCTACTGATGAACTTTCTTGAACTCAAAACTGACCCTCTGTCTTCCTTTTACTGCGAGATAATCACTGAGATATCTCTTCCTGCTGCTAGACGATCCCTCTGTCATCTTCCACAGCTGTAGGTGGTGAAGCCTACTCCAGAACCTTGACGCTTACTAGACTCTTCTCCAGAGTCTTACCAGGTACACACTTCGTTAGGATATCGGCTAGATTTAGGCTTGTGTGAACCTTGATGACTGTAACTTCACCTGCTGCTATCACGTCTCTGATAAAATTGAACTTAGTACGAATGTGCTTAGTCCTCTCATGATAACCACCATTTTTAGCTAAGAAAATTGCAGACTGTGAATCACAATTGATCTTGACTGCTTGCTGATCATAACCCAACTCTTCGCAGAACCACTTAAGCCATAACGCTTCTTTAGATGACTCTGTTAGTGCCATATATTCTGATTCAGTGGTCGATAGAGCCACAACTGGTTGGAGACCCGATCTCCAGCTGACTGTGTTTCCTCCCACTTGAAAATATATCCAGTAACTGATCTACTTTGATCCAAATAAGTAGCATAATCCGCATCACAAAATCCCTCCACCTTAAAGTCTGATCCTTTAGTAAAAGTTAAACTGTAGTTGAAAGTACCCTTAATGTACCTTAGAATCCACTTTACCGCTTCCCAATGAACACGTCATGGATTCCCCATAAAACGACTAACCAAACCAACAACATGTGCTATGTCTGGCCGTGATCCCACCATGGCATACATGAGACTCCCTACTGCACTTGCGTATGGGATGTCCTCCATGTAAGCTGCTTCGATCACACTCTCCTTCTTGTCTAAACTCTTCAACTTAAATTGAGACCCCATAGGAGTT encodes:
- the LOC106399639 gene encoding protein RALF-like 27; translation: MTKSVFSLFFFTVLVSLLLFLAAASARNATSELRYDGCAPRDTVRECNMVPGEKEEEKEVVRRILQPRSFISPKPLQRQQALPCKIAGNCIKPVNGKDATCTYYDRCQRSA